ACCTGATGTCAAGCCGGAAGTCCGGGCGCAGCGCGTTCCTGGTCGTCCCAAGTGCTTCAGGGTGGGACCTCGAAAAAGTATGATCATGCTGGAACGGGCCAAGAAGAGGGCGCGTGAAGCAGAAGCTGATATTCCGAAGCAGGATCAGGACTAGGAGTTCTTTGCAGTGGGACTGAGAGTTTTGCACCGGACTattatttactttattttacTGTCGATATTTTTTGATGTAGGGCTCTAGCCCAAGGATTTATTATTGCACTCTTGGAGTTATGATTTACTTTCATTAAGAACTTATTTCTATTTCAGAAGTATATGTTTAAATTATTCCGCATTGAATTTTTCGTAAGGGTTAAGTTTCGCAATAATTGaatcttttatcattaattaaaggttaattaattaatcagcgaaaattctttgtgaaaatacacatgattagttactgtgtgacactcgagaaatcggggcgttacattgtggaatcagagctccggttgagaaaccagagcactaagggttttgggcttacgagtttccgaactctttgtgttttgtttttgagaAAGGTGTTTTTGAAACTCCGCGGTGaggattgggtagacttgttcgctaagatgtttgcttgacaGTGGGATTGTCTGaagttagtatcattgccgtgatacttgataTTAGTTATTTATTGCATACTTAGTTATTTCTTTTAATTGTGGGCACTGACATtgggttgtggttctatttCTAAGCAGGATGCCTCCGAGACAGGACCCAACCAATGCTCAGCTTGCTCAAGCAATGGCTCAACTGGCTCAGATGATGACCCAACAGGCTGCCACTACTGCTGCCCAAGCCGCAACACAGCTTCAGCGGGAAGCTGAAGAGAACACCAGGATAGCTGAGGAAGATGCCAGAAGGGCACAACGGGCTGCAAGGGAGCTGGCTCAGGACCATATCCGTATGAGAACTGACTTCAACCGCCATGGACCACCCAAGTTCCAAGGCGAGGTTGAACCCGAGAAAGCTGATCTATGGATTCAGGAAATGGAGAAAATCTTTGAGGCTCTCAACACTCCTGATGCTGAGAAGGTGAACTTGGCGACCTTTATGCTGAAGGGtgacgctgagtactggtggtgGAGCGCCAAATAGTTCATGACTGCTAACCATGTGGCCATAACTTGGGAGTCTTTCAAAAGGGCTTTCATGGAGAAGTACTTCCCGGAGACTGCCTGGGAAGACATGGAGAATCAATTCCTCAGCCTGAGACAGGGGTTGATGACCGTAGGGGAATATGCTGCAAGACTGGAGACCCTTTCCAAACACTTTCGCTTTTTCCAAGTGCAAGTGGATGAAGCGTACCTATGCAACCGATTCATGAGGGGTTTGAGGAATGACATTGAGGAGtctgtgaggccattgggaatcaGAGTTTTCCAACAACTGGTGGAGAAAGCTCGTGAAGTGGAGTCAATGAAGAATCGCCAGAGGGGCAAGTCTGATGGTGGAGGTCCGATTCGTTCTGGGCAGAGGCCGACCGGAAGGTTTGATGGACAGAGACAAGCTGGTAGGTTTGACAGGGGCAAGGCTCCGATGAAGAAGCCTTACCAACGCCCTGCTGACAGGGTATCTTTTGCTGGAAGAGGCGAAGCCTGTGTTCCTAAGGATGATGTCATCTGCTTCAAGTGCAACCAgaaggggcactatgctaatgagTGTGGGAAGGAGATTATATGCTGGAAGTGTTAGAAGCCAGGGCACATTGAGAGGGATTGTCCTAATGCTGCTAAGACCGAGCCAGTACTGAATGCTACCAGGGTAAAGCGACCTTCTGCTCCAGGTCGTGTGTTTGAGATGTCTGGCGAACAAGCTGCTGTGACCGATGATCTTATCCAGGGTACGTGTGTTATCGCTGGAACTTCTTTAATGGtgttatttgattctggtgctacacaCTCATTCATAGCTGAGGAATGTGTGGAAAAGTTAGGATTACTAACTGCTGATTTACCATTCGATTTGGTGGTGACGACCCCTGTCGCCGATCGATTAGTTACGCGCACGACATGCTTGCAATGTCCGTTGATTTATGAGGATCGGAAGTTTCTTGCGAACCTCGTCTGTTTGgggcttaaagagctcgatgtgattctgggaatggattggttggcgCAGTATCACGTTCTCTTGGACTGTGCTAACAAGGCCGTAGTCTTCCCGGATCCTAGCGTTACGGATTACTTGAATTCGTGCAATTTGGGAAAGGGTTCACCAGCATTCGTGAACTCTATCGTGGCTGAGGCGAAGAACGACGCCGACGTACACAACATTTTGGTGGTGCAAGACTTTGTGGATGTATTTCCAGATGATGTGCCTGGATTACCGCCAGTAAGAGAAACGGAGTTCTCCATTGACATTATGCCCGGTACAGGACCGATATCAATGGcgccatatcggatggcaccagcaGAGTTGACGGAGTTAGCAAAGCAGTTAGAGGATCTCTCCTCcaagggattcatccgaccGAGTGTGtcgccttggggagcgccagtgttgttggtaaagaagaaggacaGAAGATCCAGACTATACGTGAACTACCGACAGCTcaacaaggtgacagtgaagaatcgttatccgatgcatcggatagatgatttgatggatcaacttcggggtGCTACTGtgttctcgaagatagatctgaagtcaggatatcatcagatccgtgtcaaggagactgacatccagaagaccgcattcagaactcgatatGGGCATTGTGAGTACctcgtgatgccgtttggagttaccaatgcacccgcagtatttatggactacatgaaccgtgTGTTCAGACCAtttctggacaagttcgtggtggtgttcattgacgacattctgatttactcgaagagtaaagaagaacacgaagagcatttgcgtcaagtgctaggagtattgcaaggggaaggagctatatgctaatggctcgaagtgtgagttctggatggaagaggtgaagttcctaggtcatgtcatatcaagtcagggtgtggctgttgaccccagcaaaattgaatcgatcatgtcatgggaacaacctaagaTAGCAAGCGACATAAGAAGTTTTGTCGGACTcgctggctactatagacgcttcgtgaaggattatgcaaagttgacttcaccattgactcagttgacaaagaagaatcaaccttttgcatggacggagaaatgtgaagagagtttccaagagatgaagaagcgactgactactgcactgatactagccttacccaaggaaggagaaccatatGACGTTTATTGTGACGCTTCACATAATGagttgggttgtgtaatgatgcaggagaagaaagtgattgcttatgcttcgcgacaaCTGAAGattcacgagaagaactatcctacgcatgatttggaattggctgctatagtgtatgctctcaagatttggaggcattacctgtatggcagtatgttcacgatctacagtgatcacaagagtctgaagtatttgttcgatcagaaggatctgaacatgaggcaacgaaggtggatggaattcctgcAGGACTACGAGTTTGACCTACAGTAACATCCGGGGAAaaccaatgttgtagctgacgCTCTTAGTCGAAAGGCTATGCATGTATCCTCgctgatggtcaaggagttagaactgctgGAGGCGTTTTGAGATCTGAGTTTGGATGTGAAGATAGCTCCAGGGAAGCTTAGTTTCGGgatggtgacggtgtcgagtGGGCTCTTGGATGAGATCAAATCAAAGCAAGAGACCGATGAAGGATTACTTGAGTGGCGCAAACTAGTTACTCAAGGGAAGGCGCCAGAATTTTCAATCGGAAGCGATAACATCCTGCGTTGTAAAGggcgagtttgtgtacccaatgacgcAACTATGAGAaggttgatcttggatgaaggtcacaagagcaggttgagcattcatccgggaatgaacaagatgtatcaagacttgaaacttcatttctggtggcctgggatgaagaaacaagtagctgagtatgtgTCGACATGCTTGACTTGTTAGAACgctaaggtggaacatcagaagccagcaggaaaactacagtcgttggatgttccggagtggaaatgggatagcatctctatggacttcgtgacggcgttaCCCCTAACACGAAGAAGatttgatgcaatttgggtagtggttgatcgattgacgaagactgctcacttcgtgccGATCAGTCTGAATTACAAGGTGGAGAAACTAGCAGAGATCCACATTGCAAAGATTGTTCGTCTGCATGGGGTA
This portion of the Lotus japonicus ecotype B-129 chromosome 3, LjGifu_v1.2 genome encodes:
- the LOC130744101 gene encoding uncharacterized protein LOC130744101; this translates as MSGEQAAVTDDLIQGTCVIAGTSLMVLFDSGATHSFIAEECVEKLGLLTADLPFDLVVTTPVADRLVTRTTCLQCPLIYEDRKFLANLVCLGLKELDVILGMDWLAQYHVLLDCANKAVVFPDPSVTDYLNSCNLGKGSPAFVNSIVAEAKNDADVHNILVVQDFVDVFPDDVPGLPPVRETEFSIDIMPGTGPISMAPYRMAPAELTELAKQLEDLSSKGFIRPNDIQLKDDLTVVMPPIKIVDRSTKRLRNK